Within the Pseudomonadota bacterium genome, the region TCTGGTAACGAGCTTGATTAATCTCCTTGGCTATGTAGCCTTCTTTTATTTTATCGCGGAACTCATATTGAAAAAAAGGATGGGCTATTCCATCCTGCCGCCGTTGGTCAGAGGCGATTCCTGGATTGTATATGTCATAATTATCGATACGTTTATAATGCTGCAGCGTCTTGGCAGCAGGTTTTATTTCGTCACCAGGATTTTCGGCCTGGCGCACGGGTTCATGTCTATTCCAAGAGTATTCTGGGCAAATATTCTGAATTTTTTCGCCACCTATCTGGCAATCTATCAATTTATTAGATCCTTATTTACCAAAGAAACCATTGCCTGGTCAAAAACCTCCCACGAGTATCCAACCGACGAGCAACTCACACATTATCGCCGGAAGCTGGGAGATCTGCTTCTGGAGAGACGTTTTGTTTCGGTGGAACAGCTCAACCAGGGACTTGCCATCCAAAAGGAGACGGGTAAACCTCTTGGAGAAATTCTTGTAGAGATGGGACACCTGGAGGAAGAAGACCTCATGTATTCTCTCGGGAAACAATACAATGCACCAAGTGAAGTTTTAAATCCCCATGAAACGGAACTTTCCCTCCTCCAGAGTGTAAGAAAAGACATTTGTGAAGAGTTTCAATGCTATCCGGTCAGGCGCGAAGCGGAGATTCTTGTCATGGCTACCTGCGATATCAGTTTATATAATGATCCGGTAAAGCTGAAACAAGCCTTGAGCGACGAACCGTCTATTGCCATGATTTTGAGTTGCAAGCCGGATATTGATTTTGCTATCCAGCGCGGATACGGGCGTTTAGCCTCCGGTGAACCCACAGCAAAGAATACTTTGGGCAGCAGGCTGATTGAGGAAGGCATGATAACCCCCGAACAGCTTGAGACAGCAATCAGGCGTCAGAAACGGACCAACGAAAGACTCGGGGCGGTTTTAATTGATATAAAAGCCATAAATGCTGAAGACCTGGATAATGCGTTAAGTCGAAATCCTCATCCGTAAAGGCCATGAAAAATAACTCTGTTAATAAACTTGCAGTATGTTTCCTGGTTCTGGGCGCGCTCCATTTGTACGGAGGGTCCGGTTCCATTGAACAAAACATGTCTTCAGGGGAAGGCGCCCTGGCGGTTCTTGGCCTGGATATTCCCCTTGCTCGTGCCGCAGCTGAGAAGAAAGGGGATATTTACGACATCATACCAGAAAGAATCGAGCTTCCGGCGCCCCAGGACCTGCGCAATTGGTTTGCAGATCAGAAGGCCTATGTGAAAACCTATCGCTACTTCGACCGCGGCTACAGGAATATCCAATCCGGGAAATTTCAGGCTGCGGCAGAGGATTTTATCACTATACTTTCCAAGGATCCTGGAAACCGTCTTGCGCCGCTTTATCTTGCGGAAATTGAAATAAAGTTGGGTAATATCGAACGCGCCATCTCGATTCTCGAGAAATACCTTGTTCAATATGGCGATAGTGGTGAAGTTCGGATGCAGTTGGCTTTTATCTATCTTGATCAGGAAGAGATTGACAAGGCACTGACTTCTTTTGAAAAAGCAGCTGAGCACCTTAATCCAGACACCCGGGAATATTTAACCGCACAGGCAAATCTTGCTGAAATATATTTGAAAAAAGAGCAGTTTCAAGAGGCTCTGGTGCCCCTGGAATATCTGCAGAAAAGATATCCGGATAATGGATTGCTCTTATACAAGATCGGTTTTTGTCTCAAATCACTTCTCCGGAAGGAGGAATCAAAGGATTTTTTTCAACGTGCCCTGAAAAGCCAGAATCTTAAAGGTGAAGCAATAAATAATTGCCGATTGGAACTCGCTTATATTGCATACAGTCAGAGATCCATGAGAGAGGCAAAGGAACTCCTGGAACAAATAATTGAGTCTTCCGAACCGGACAGCTTGGCGCAGCTCACAGCCCGGTCTCAGCTTATGGATGTATTCCTGGAAAGTGGGAATGATGCGGCGGTTATAACACAGTATAATGCAATTGCCCCTGCTGACAGGTCCCCACAGATCAAGATAAAAGCGGCCTATGCTGAAAAGAATCTGGGAAATAATAAACAGGCCGTGTTTCTTTTTGAAGAGGTACTCTCTTCAGGGGGACTTGATAAACAAGAAATAATGGTCCGCCTTGACCTTGCCCGGCTCTTTGTAATGCAAGAGGAATGGGTCCGTGCTGAGAATCAGCTCAAGATTATTCTTGAAGATCAGGAAGTAGAAAGTCAAACAATTGAAAACGCACAGGTTCTCATTGCTGAGATAATGATTGGCCAGGGGAGGTTGGATGAGGCAGTAAAGATCATTAATAAGCTGCAAAAGACAACGGCCGGAATCTATGCGGCCTTCAGGATTGCAGAACTCTATAATGCAAAGGGTGAATTTGCCCAAGCTGAAGGGATTCTTCGAAAACTTGCCGAAAGTGACGCTTTTAAGGCGCCGGACAGAGCCCGGGCAACAATGGAACTGGCTTTTTTGCTGAGCGGTCATGGCCGGACGCAGGAAGCGGCAACCCTTCTTGAGAAAGTATTGCAGAGTAAGGAGCTAGCCTCCGAAAATAGAACTCTTGCTGAAAGAAATCTTGCGCAATTGCAATACAGACTCGGCAATTATCCGGAAGCTCTTGCCCTGGCAACATCTTCTTATAGGCAATCATCAGACCCGTCTCTTCTGTTTCTGCTCGCCTCAACGCACGCCGCTCTTTATAAGGACAAAAATATCGCTCTACCGAAAACCCGGGAATCAACGGCTCATTATCAAAGTGCAGCTGGCTTTTTTCAGAAGATAATAGATGACCCGACTGTTGATATTGCAATGCGCGATAAGGCGCTCAATCATCTTGCTTTTCTCCATCTCGAAGGCGGTCGCGCTGATTTGGCCAAAGATTTATTCAGCTCAATTTTGTCCAAGGGCCCGGATAATTTATTGGTCATTGAAACGTTAATGGAACTGGCAAAGCAGGAAAGGAATGCTGAAGAATATCAGTCTTATTTGCAGAGGTATGAGTCCCTGGTAAACACCAGTGAATTACAAGTCCAAACAGCTGAAACCCTGATGGAATTGGGTTATTATCAAGAGGCTCTGAAGCGATACGAAAAGCTGTTACTGAATGAAAAACGATTAGCTGTAAAGGCTGATATCTATCGGAACATGGGCTTTCTTGGTTTGAAAATTGATAATACCAGCCTGGCAATAGACTCTTTTCAGAAGTACCTGCAGATAACTCCGCAGCATGACTTGGAAGTTATTGCGCAGCTCGCAGAAATCTATATTAATTCTGAAAATTGTGCCGCTGCAATCCCCTTGCTTGAAGACTTGATCAAACAGCGACAAGGATTCAAGGGGTATCTCCAACTTGCACGATGCAACAATGAAATCGGCAATAATCAAGAGGCTGTTCTTTGGTACGGGAAAATCCTTGAGTTGAGCTATAGGCCTGACATTGTTCTTGAGACTGCCCAAGTCCATGCGCAACTAGGTAATATTAATCAGGCGATACTCTATCTTGATTCGCTGACCAATTTGACTAGTCTCGATAATATGCAACGGTTAAAAACACATCTTTTACTTTCTAAATATCATGGAAGTCTGGGAAATAGAGAACTCCAGAGAGAATTTGCCGGCAAATCTCTTCTGGCCGCTCCTGAAAACGCAGATATTGCAGACCTGTTTTATGCTTCGGTAATAAGTGGGATTCAGAGCCCGGCTCGCGAACAATATGTGAAAAAGGTGCAGGCGGATCCGGATCCCCGTTCCCGGGCTGCAAGATTGTATGAGATGGCTGAACTTTATGAGATCGGCGGAGATGCTGATCAGGCCCTGGAAACCATAATTCAGGCCGTGAACGCCGAACCCCTTGCTCTTTATATATTTAAACGAGGAGAGCTCCTGTACAACAAAGGGGATTTTGAAAAAGCGCTGGCAGATTTTCAAGCGACCTGGGAGCATGAGCCGCGCTCCGCGCTGTATCTTTCCTTTATTTATGCCCACCAGAAAAAACCCGGCCTGGCGATTGATTACCTTGAACAGTCCATTGACATGCATAAAGAGATGGATACTGAACTCAAGGCAAGGATGTTTGAGCAGCTGG harbors:
- a CDS encoding tetratricopeptide repeat protein, translating into MKNNSVNKLAVCFLVLGALHLYGGSGSIEQNMSSGEGALAVLGLDIPLARAAAEKKGDIYDIIPERIELPAPQDLRNWFADQKAYVKTYRYFDRGYRNIQSGKFQAAAEDFITILSKDPGNRLAPLYLAEIEIKLGNIERAISILEKYLVQYGDSGEVRMQLAFIYLDQEEIDKALTSFEKAAEHLNPDTREYLTAQANLAEIYLKKEQFQEALVPLEYLQKRYPDNGLLLYKIGFCLKSLLRKEESKDFFQRALKSQNLKGEAINNCRLELAYIAYSQRSMREAKELLEQIIESSEPDSLAQLTARSQLMDVFLESGNDAAVITQYNAIAPADRSPQIKIKAAYAEKNLGNNKQAVFLFEEVLSSGGLDKQEIMVRLDLARLFVMQEEWVRAENQLKIILEDQEVESQTIENAQVLIAEIMIGQGRLDEAVKIINKLQKTTAGIYAAFRIAELYNAKGEFAQAEGILRKLAESDAFKAPDRARATMELAFLLSGHGRTQEAATLLEKVLQSKELASENRTLAERNLAQLQYRLGNYPEALALATSSYRQSSDPSLLFLLASTHAALYKDKNIALPKTRESTAHYQSAAGFFQKIIDDPTVDIAMRDKALNHLAFLHLEGGRADLAKDLFSSILSKGPDNLLVIETLMELAKQERNAEEYQSYLQRYESLVNTSELQVQTAETLMELGYYQEALKRYEKLLLNEKRLAVKADIYRNMGFLGLKIDNTSLAIDSFQKYLQITPQHDLEVIAQLAEIYINSENCAAAIPLLEDLIKQRQGFKGYLQLARCNNEIGNNQEAVLWYGKILELSYRPDIVLETAQVHAQLGNINQAILYLDSLTNLTSLDNMQRLKTHLLLSKYHGSLGNRELQREFAGKSLLAAPENADIADLFYASVISGIQSPAREQYVKKVQADPDPRSRAARLYEMAELYEIGGDADQALETIIQAVNAEPLALYIFKRGELLYNKGDFEKALADFQATWEHEPRSALYLSFIYAHQKKPGLAIDYLEQSIDMHKEMDTELKARMFEQLVFLYFDEGQVEKSLAVADKALLLWQGDNPEIIMAKGQSLIRLNRPEEAMVLGRAGLEKAATGEETAKWQKIMGDAARAMNDLEASNNFYQEYLIDFKDDADVNYLIASNLFKMGNYEESRKYIEKAIALDPGNLTYLPDYSFVLIKLNDIETAQKVLDRYLAHYPQGLVVLEDAAFLNMRECNNQKAANQFKQAMDIRQLRLATADIAPEELNVQRAYIYGLKETVLSLEKEFSFSAYLNRLDLAGSGTTLYRGTIASQLGFEFGWRPETIGMRDQRIFEFTGRLLGSFEGRSWTYDEKSTQLAVGARYKPFKPVNFFASFERLIKLGSNSEDNWLLRGLLSESWGRNPQFGPQSWHSGSVYFDVAGFLENSNSGTQRIAVYSEFKDGILFRLNENWGMVPHLIIDMHWDDTQDALGTYLEGGLGVELLGWHHETRYKAHDWRTSVFLQYKWGTFDDLPVGEEGKGYHGPVLGISVTH